One genomic region from Sphingobacterium sp. UGAL515B_05 encodes:
- a CDS encoding sigma-70 family RNA polymerase sigma factor, whose product MQQLINSNRTIDRQVLFMNLYKTTFPIVAKYISRTGGNLDEAKDVFQDALLVYYEKILLTAAPLNNDIGYLVGTAKNLWLKRYGQSSPNLPLDQVDIALTTEESPSSTRLFRFLETAGRKCLELLKSFYYDQMSLQEIADEYGYSGARSATVQKFKCLEKVRESVKQKSLVYDDFME is encoded by the coding sequence ATGCAACAATTGATCAATTCAAATCGAACAATAGACCGACAGGTGCTCTTTATGAACTTGTATAAAACTACATTTCCCATCGTGGCTAAGTATATCAGTCGCACGGGTGGTAATTTGGATGAAGCCAAAGATGTATTTCAGGACGCTTTGCTGGTGTATTATGAAAAGATTCTTTTAACAGCAGCACCACTAAACAACGATATTGGCTATTTGGTTGGAACAGCCAAAAATCTATGGTTAAAACGGTATGGTCAATCCAGTCCAAATCTTCCCCTAGATCAAGTGGATATTGCTTTGACAACCGAAGAGTCTCCTTCTAGCACAAGGCTTTTTCGTTTTTTGGAGACTGCTGGGCGTAAATGTTTAGAACTCTTGAAAAGCTTTTATTATGATCAAATGTCACTGCAGGAAATTGCAGATGAATATGGCTATTCGGGAGCAAGGAGCGCCACTGTTCAAAAATTTAAATGCCTGGAGAAAGTTAGAGAATCCGTTAAACAAAAATCCCTGGTTTATGATGACTTCATGGAATGA
- a CDS encoding ATP-dependent Clp protease proteolytic subunit: MTIDKNEFRKFAVGHCYVQKDLVDHYISGIEQSRIPLAMTPYITEERELRVSQMDVFSRLMIDRIIFMGAAVESNIANIVQAQLLFLQSVDPKKDIQLYINSPGGEVYAGLGIYDTMQLISPDVATICTGMALSFGAILLCGGAAGKRSALEHARVMLHQPLGGVQGQASDIEITANQVLKIKKELNDIIAKHSGQSYQRVHDVSDRDHWMVAAEAKEFGIIDDVLISR; the protein is encoded by the coding sequence ATGACGATTGACAAAAATGAGTTCCGCAAATTTGCGGTAGGGCATTGTTATGTCCAAAAAGATCTGGTAGATCATTATATTTCAGGTATCGAGCAGTCACGCATTCCGCTGGCCATGACGCCGTATATCACCGAAGAACGCGAATTGCGCGTATCGCAGATGGACGTATTTTCCAGATTGATGATTGACCGTATTATCTTTATGGGCGCTGCTGTAGAATCCAACATCGCCAATATCGTACAAGCCCAGCTGTTATTCCTTCAATCTGTTGACCCAAAAAAAGATATACAACTGTATATCAACTCTCCCGGAGGCGAAGTTTACGCGGGATTAGGTATTTATGATACGATGCAATTGATCAGCCCGGATGTTGCAACGATCTGTACCGGCATGGCACTCTCCTTTGGTGCGATATTACTCTGCGGCGGTGCTGCCGGCAAACGTAGCGCGCTGGAACACGCAAGGGTGATGCTTCATCAGCCGCTTGGCGGTGTACAGGGACAGGCTTCGGACATCGAAATTACGGCCAATCAAGTACTGAAAATCAAGAAAGAGCTGAACGATATTATTGCCAAACACAGTGGACAGAGTTATCAACGTGTACATGATGTCAGCGACCGGGATCACTGGATGGTTGCTGCAGAAGCCAAAGAATTTGGAATTATTGACGACGTATTAATCTCGCGATGA
- a CDS encoding VOC family protein has product MKLTSIRLIANDIQQSVRFYEEILGLTAQWFTPDFAELSTSSITLAIGSTRTMQMFSDSLTTFGNMAPIIIEFLVENVDHEYIRIKNSASKIIQEPTTMPWGNRSLLFCDPDGNMLNFFTPLSPEAIKKFGVEATN; this is encoded by the coding sequence ATGAAACTAACATCCATTCGACTGATTGCAAACGACATTCAGCAGTCCGTCAGATTCTATGAAGAAATCCTTGGGCTCACCGCACAATGGTTTACACCAGATTTTGCCGAGCTTTCCACCAGTTCGATTACCCTAGCTATAGGAAGTACTCGCACGATGCAAATGTTTAGTGACAGCCTCACTACTTTTGGCAACATGGCCCCCATTATTATTGAATTTTTAGTTGAAAATGTAGATCATGAATATATTCGGATCAAAAATAGTGCTTCAAAAATCATTCAGGAACCGACAACAATGCCTTGGGGTAATCGCTCATTGCTTTTTTGTGATCCCGATGGTAACATGCTTAACTTTTTCACTCCGCTGAGCCCTGAGGCGATCAAAAAATTTGGCGTAGAAGCCACGAACTAA
- a CDS encoding DNA alkylation repair protein, with protein sequence MALIKDIYTREFYQFIADQFHRVDNNFNREQFIKRIFSDSFHEMEWKQRTKHSTAALHEFMPASFPEAAALLTQVVEQFLETKHPGGLEYVIFPDYIETYGIGDFETAVQSFEIVTRFITCEFAVRPFIINYGSRMIAEMERWSKSPHSQVRRLASEGSRPRLPWAMAIPSLKNDPSPILPILQNLHNDPSESVRRSVANNLNDIAKDHPHLVLTIAQQWNGISKNTDAIIKHGCRTLLKQGHPAILNFYGLDSSDFHIRNLSIHTPAVKIGEHLIFSFEIENGSSSARSLRLEYGLYYQKSNGQLSRKVFKISERTYQGAEINRIERKQSFKLITTRKFYAGKHKISIIVNGQETVQQEFELLHN encoded by the coding sequence ATGGCCCTTATTAAAGATATATATACACGGGAATTTTATCAGTTTATTGCCGATCAGTTCCACCGCGTTGACAACAATTTTAACAGAGAACAGTTTATCAAACGCATTTTTTCAGACAGTTTTCATGAAATGGAATGGAAACAGCGTACAAAACACAGCACAGCGGCCTTGCACGAATTTATGCCGGCATCTTTTCCCGAAGCAGCAGCCTTACTAACACAAGTGGTGGAACAGTTCCTAGAAACGAAGCATCCGGGAGGCCTTGAATATGTTATTTTTCCGGACTATATAGAAACTTACGGTATCGGAGATTTTGAAACAGCTGTACAGTCATTTGAAATCGTCACGAGATTTATAACCTGCGAATTTGCCGTTCGTCCATTTATTATCAACTATGGATCTCGTATGATCGCGGAAATGGAAAGATGGTCTAAAAGCCCACATTCTCAGGTTCGACGCCTTGCAAGTGAAGGATCGAGGCCCCGACTCCCCTGGGCGATGGCAATTCCATCGTTAAAAAACGACCCTTCCCCTATCCTGCCCATCCTCCAAAACCTCCATAATGACCCATCCGAGAGCGTCAGAAGAAGTGTAGCCAACAATCTCAACGATATTGCCAAAGATCATCCCCATCTCGTTCTGACTATTGCCCAGCAATGGAATGGCATCAGTAAAAATACAGATGCCATCATCAAACATGGCTGCCGCACCTTACTCAAACAAGGGCATCCAGCGATTCTAAACTTTTATGGACTGGATAGTAGTGATTTTCATATTAGGAATCTCAGCATCCATACACCGGCGGTTAAAATAGGTGAACACCTTATTTTTTCCTTTGAAATTGAGAATGGAAGCAGCAGCGCCAGGTCATTACGTTTGGAGTATGGATTATATTATCAAAAGTCAAATGGTCAGCTATCTCGAAAGGTTTTTAAAATTAGCGAACGAACTTATCAGGGGGCCGAAATAAACCGTATCGAGCGAAAGCAATCTTTTAAATTGATTACTACCCGAAAATTCTATGCAGGGAAACATAAAATTTCAATTATCGTTAATGGGCAAGAAACGGTTCAACAGGAATTTGAGCTATTGCACAATTAA
- a CDS encoding M20/M25/M40 family metallo-hydrolase has translation MKKILLIFFVLLILFIIALLIRTLTYPFTRVKKSAAAPVQPAVNDSIVARFAGGIKIATISIGDSTLFNHVPFEELNTYIRHNFPLIYRSLETYTVNGHALVIRLKGSDNSLLPLLFLSHMDVVPPGSAAIKNNDSTLFQPREQAVPPVSEIAEEWDYAPFSGAVAKGRIYGRGALDMKGMLFSLLEATEQLVREQVQPKRDIYLAFGFDEEVGGVRGAAKIADYFKEKGLKFEAVYDEGGLILEKGSVKGISSDVALIGCAEKGFLSLKIKVKGLGGHSSMPPTTSAIGKAAVIMQRLENHQMKAQISPIIQNFFQQVGGSMSFTSRFAIANRWIMEPLLLAQLTKNHSTNALVRTTTALTMMKGSDAPNVLSPEVEFVVNFRLLPENSLQEVRHHVEQATSGFDVEIEQVDNAREASKVSPTDVKAYKMMEASIRRMYPDLIVTPYLTVGGTDAIKYQNLSDHIYRFMPIKINHAEQQSMHSTNEYISIENYLKMIDYFYYIMRHYDDETV, from the coding sequence ATGAAGAAAATTCTCTTAATCTTTTTTGTCTTACTTATCCTATTTATCATTGCGCTTCTAATTAGAACGCTGACTTACCCGTTTACCCGTGTCAAAAAATCTGCTGCAGCGCCTGTGCAACCAGCGGTCAATGATAGCATTGTTGCCCGATTTGCCGGCGGCATCAAAATAGCCACAATCTCTATCGGCGACTCGACATTATTTAATCATGTTCCTTTTGAAGAACTTAATACTTACATCAGGCACAATTTTCCACTGATCTATCGCTCCCTGGAAACCTATACCGTCAATGGCCATGCGTTAGTCATTCGACTCAAGGGAAGCGACAATAGCTTACTTCCGCTACTCTTTCTTTCGCATATGGATGTGGTACCTCCAGGTTCTGCTGCTATAAAAAACAACGATTCAACGCTATTTCAGCCTAGAGAGCAGGCTGTACCGCCCGTTAGTGAAATAGCTGAAGAATGGGACTATGCTCCTTTTTCGGGGGCAGTAGCCAAGGGCCGCATTTATGGCCGCGGAGCCTTAGACATGAAAGGCATGCTCTTCTCCTTACTTGAAGCTACGGAACAGTTGGTTCGAGAACAGGTACAGCCGAAGCGGGATATCTACCTCGCTTTTGGTTTTGATGAAGAAGTTGGTGGCGTACGGGGCGCGGCCAAAATCGCAGACTACTTCAAAGAAAAGGGCCTTAAATTCGAAGCCGTTTATGACGAGGGTGGACTCATTCTGGAGAAGGGCTCGGTCAAGGGAATCAGCTCCGATGTAGCTTTGATCGGTTGCGCGGAGAAGGGATTTTTATCCCTGAAAATTAAGGTTAAAGGTCTTGGTGGGCACTCTTCGATGCCGCCAACAACGAGTGCAATTGGTAAAGCAGCAGTCATCATGCAACGCTTAGAAAATCACCAGATGAAAGCACAGATCAGCCCTATTATCCAAAACTTTTTTCAACAGGTCGGTGGTAGTATGTCTTTTACCTCCCGTTTTGCGATCGCTAATCGCTGGATTATGGAGCCTTTACTTCTGGCTCAACTAACGAAAAACCATTCGACTAATGCCCTCGTGCGAACAACTACGGCACTGACGATGATGAAAGGCAGCGACGCCCCCAATGTACTTTCACCTGAAGTTGAATTTGTTGTCAATTTTAGGCTACTGCCTGAAAACAGCCTACAGGAAGTTCGGCATCATGTCGAGCAGGCTACAAGCGGGTTTGATGTTGAAATCGAACAGGTCGACAATGCCCGAGAAGCATCCAAAGTCTCACCAACAGACGTTAAAGCCTATAAGATGATGGAAGCTTCAATCCGCAGGATGTACCCTGATCTTATTGTTACGCCTTACCTGACCGTTGGCGGAACCGACGCTATCAAATACCAAAATCTCAGTGATCATATTTATCGCTTTATGCCCATTAAAATTAATCACGCTGAACAGCAGAGTATGCATAGTACCAATGAATACATTAGCATTGAAAACTACCTGAAGATGATAGACTATTTTTACTACATTATGCGCCACTACGACGATGAAACCGTTTAA
- a CDS encoding Crp/Fnr family transcriptional regulator, which translates to MDNLRNYIHALVDFSTDSWHLLQPTLTLRNFKKNDLLLEQGKVCNSLFFIDKGYCRSYYVIDGTVKNIGFFFENDIATNIQSFGSGKKSEFNIVACENLTAIIFDKTKLFELAMKVTEIERLGRHCIRQFASRQEEFANLFICYSAAERLSYLERKYPEILQRVPLSQLASFLGVARETLSRIRRRRLNS; encoded by the coding sequence ATGGACAATCTCCGAAATTACATTCACGCACTGGTTGATTTTTCGACGGATAGCTGGCACTTACTACAGCCAACATTGACATTGCGCAACTTCAAAAAAAATGATTTGCTGCTAGAACAGGGGAAAGTTTGCAATTCGCTCTTTTTTATCGATAAAGGCTATTGTAGAAGTTATTATGTTATAGACGGAACCGTCAAAAACATCGGATTCTTCTTTGAAAACGATATTGCCACCAACATTCAAAGTTTTGGCAGCGGCAAGAAATCAGAATTTAACATTGTTGCTTGTGAGAACTTAACGGCTATTATTTTCGATAAGACAAAACTCTTTGAACTCGCAATGAAAGTCACGGAAATAGAGCGGTTGGGACGGCATTGCATCAGGCAGTTTGCCTCGCGACAGGAAGAGTTTGCTAATCTATTTATATGCTATTCGGCTGCTGAACGGTTGTCTTATCTAGAAAGAAAATACCCTGAAATCCTACAACGTGTGCCCCTTTCTCAATTGGCTTCCTTTTTGGGGGTAGCTCGAGAAACCCTAAGCAGAATTCGTCGAAGAAGGCTAAACTCTTGA
- a CDS encoding CPBP family intramembrane glutamic endopeptidase, translated as MNIIESIKKTNWLHIALFYVLLMVGTFAIRKLPNIFQMAMKDVFSFPLPWNMNHGFMILIISAFFYALSKVVSTVTLFGPNKTKSLLFPFFLFAGYGIYGFKNNYGVDEHVWALLFCLFTLLYDIMEEFTWRGYLNDSLGEIKWPIKSVITGMFWAIWHLLIFDNFSQFGGFAGFVLLCIVFSFVLTFSTIRTNSIIAPATLHALLGKTNLVTLLLFILFIILLLFWNKKFKGSTSEAGLKS; from the coding sequence ATGAATATTATTGAAAGCATAAAAAAGACGAATTGGTTGCATATCGCATTATTTTACGTATTGCTGATGGTGGGAACTTTTGCCATACGGAAGCTTCCTAATATTTTCCAGATGGCTATGAAAGATGTTTTCAGTTTTCCATTGCCCTGGAATATGAATCACGGATTTATGATTCTGATTATCTCGGCATTTTTTTATGCTTTGTCAAAAGTCGTTTCCACCGTTACACTTTTTGGCCCTAATAAAACAAAGTCACTTTTGTTTCCATTCTTTTTATTCGCAGGATATGGTATTTATGGATTCAAAAATAATTACGGTGTCGATGAGCACGTTTGGGCACTGTTGTTCTGCCTGTTTACATTGCTGTATGATATCATGGAGGAATTTACTTGGCGGGGCTATTTGAATGACAGTCTAGGTGAAATAAAATGGCCCATTAAAAGTGTGATAACGGGAATGTTTTGGGCGATTTGGCATCTTTTAATTTTTGATAATTTCAGCCAATTTGGTGGCTTTGCCGGATTTGTGCTTTTGTGTATTGTCTTTTCATTTGTATTGACTTTCTCCACCATAAGAACCAATTCAATTATAGCTCCAGCAACTTTGCACGCACTGTTGGGGAAGACAAATTTAGTCACCCTGTTATTATTTATACTGTTTATTATTTTATTGCTTTTTTGGAACAAGAAATTCAAGGGATCAACCAGCGAGGCTGGACTCAAATCGTAG
- a CDS encoding serine hydrolase domain-containing protein — MLSKSFTILLGTLLLLHSPSLKGQYLESVKTDNKLKTWLDTTINQLATDYLSNEHTYSVSIGIYTKGKKIAYNYSKEKLPKANNYYNVGSVAKTFVAALLAQAVIEKKINLDDDIRKYLPGNYPNLQYDGHGILVKHLANHTSALPKTFRLLSTKAADSLKRLTIPQQVDYLGNYSRDSLFNDLRKAELDSTPGTKFSYNSMAVMVLVALLENSYKNSYEHLISAYLKRHLGMYHTIPYLNELQKNDIVQGHNNKGQPVPFANLRGFYFGPTMNSTINDMLTYIEANLKLKDKALRLTHQLTYGKDDGFGMGLGWMINRDERGARYFYHDGNTKIGYNTLCVLYSTYNYGIVIIVNDTVDQHMVGELENAIRHQFLMRNQ, encoded by the coding sequence ATGTTGTCAAAATCCTTCACAATTCTTTTAGGCACCTTATTGCTACTACATAGTCCTTCACTAAAAGGACAGTATCTTGAATCCGTTAAAACTGACAATAAACTAAAAACTTGGCTCGATACCACTATCAATCAACTGGCTACAGATTACCTCTCGAACGAACACACCTACAGTGTATCGATCGGAATTTATACCAAGGGAAAAAAAATCGCATACAACTACAGTAAAGAAAAGCTACCAAAGGCCAATAACTATTACAACGTTGGATCGGTAGCGAAAACCTTTGTAGCCGCTTTACTTGCACAAGCAGTCATTGAGAAGAAAATCAACCTAGATGACGATATCCGTAAATACTTACCCGGAAACTATCCCAATTTGCAATACGACGGCCATGGAATCCTTGTTAAGCATCTTGCAAATCATACTTCAGCACTTCCAAAGACTTTCAGATTGCTTTCTACCAAAGCTGCCGATAGTTTAAAGAGACTCACTATTCCACAACAGGTAGACTACCTTGGAAATTATAGTCGTGACAGCCTATTCAACGACCTGAGGAAAGCCGAGCTGGACAGTACTCCAGGCACAAAATTCAGCTACAATAGCATGGCTGTAATGGTACTTGTTGCGCTGTTGGAAAATAGCTATAAGAATTCCTATGAACATCTTATCAGCGCATATCTGAAGAGGCACCTTGGCATGTACCATACAATCCCCTACCTGAATGAGTTGCAAAAAAACGACATTGTACAAGGCCATAATAATAAAGGTCAGCCTGTTCCATTTGCCAATTTGAGGGGATTTTACTTTGGTCCAACAATGAATTCAACGATCAATGATATGTTAACCTACATCGAAGCCAACCTCAAATTAAAGGATAAAGCCCTTCGTCTAACACATCAACTGACCTATGGAAAAGACGATGGATTTGGTATGGGGCTCGGTTGGATGATCAATCGTGATGAACGTGGTGCCCGCTATTTCTATCACGATGGGAATACTAAAATAGGCTATAATACCTTATGTGTGCTGTATTCGACATACAATTATGGCATCGTCATTATTGTCAACGATACCGTTGATCAACACATGGTGGGTGAACTTGAAAATGCCATCAGACATCAGTTTTTAATGCGTAATCAATGA
- a CDS encoding glycoside hydrolase, protein MLKLTSRWNRLYTVFAVVSTFSIFSCQKNSLTLENPEAQLNKKAAVSAQAGATIATLNWDQTNQKIDGFGAFGGRIVPFFESAKRDSILDYLWGGSGLKLNILRGKVLHTYPFNQQTKVVTIKPAGVSIDVDPNSATYQNLTADEKEQLGQVWIIKKAKERYEVPFVMASTWTPPLYMKTNTSSISGKWFNGLNFNTSSTAFARYLTGFVKSFQNEGITINAISPSNEPENVFSDWDASYWNSSHLGQFITNNLRPELNSAGLQSTKIISSENAAWGTADNFLSGMDRSKVDILAGHGYVEISGIISGQRGFNQSPSMWNFSIGGKPMWVTEASDDGGNYDSGIEGGLKLAVNMHKLLADCNANAYVFWLGMLAFQNNEALICTKSDGSLEFPKTYDVMGHYSRFIKAGYMRINVAVQNANGLLISAYKDPQTGKFALVVTNTGTAAVPLDINLTGFASGALNNYQTTASSSGHWGNVGAVNPNSSGVYSLIVPAKSISTLEGNKL, encoded by the coding sequence ATGTTAAAATTAACCAGTCGCTGGAACAGACTTTATACTGTTTTCGCCGTAGTTTCCACATTTTCTATTTTTAGCTGCCAAAAAAATTCTTTGACTCTTGAGAATCCAGAGGCACAACTTAACAAAAAAGCTGCAGTATCCGCGCAAGCAGGAGCTACAATTGCAACATTGAATTGGGATCAAACCAATCAAAAGATTGATGGATTTGGTGCATTCGGAGGTCGGATTGTTCCATTCTTTGAATCCGCAAAAAGAGATAGTATCCTGGATTATTTATGGGGAGGCAGTGGGTTGAAACTGAATATCCTTCGTGGTAAGGTACTTCATACCTACCCTTTTAACCAACAGACCAAGGTCGTTACCATTAAACCTGCAGGAGTTTCGATTGACGTGGATCCCAATAGTGCAACATATCAGAATTTGACAGCAGACGAAAAAGAACAGCTTGGGCAGGTCTGGATCATCAAAAAAGCGAAAGAACGCTATGAAGTCCCCTTCGTTATGGCAAGTACATGGACTCCACCATTATACATGAAGACCAATACGAGCAGTATTTCCGGGAAATGGTTTAATGGACTTAATTTTAATACCTCTTCAACAGCTTTTGCACGCTATTTGACTGGATTTGTAAAATCATTTCAGAATGAAGGCATCACCATCAATGCTATCTCCCCATCAAATGAACCTGAAAATGTCTTTTCAGACTGGGATGCTTCTTATTGGAACTCCTCCCATTTGGGACAATTTATTACCAACAATCTACGTCCTGAATTAAACAGCGCTGGTCTGCAATCGACCAAGATTATATCTTCTGAAAATGCGGCCTGGGGAACTGCCGATAATTTCCTTTCCGGCATGGACAGAAGCAAAGTCGACATCCTTGCAGGACATGGCTACGTTGAGATCAGTGGGATTATTTCTGGACAACGTGGATTTAACCAGAGTCCTTCCATGTGGAATTTTAGTATTGGTGGCAAACCAATGTGGGTAACAGAAGCTTCAGATGACGGTGGGAATTATGACAGCGGCATTGAAGGCGGCCTCAAACTGGCGGTTAACATGCATAAACTTCTTGCAGATTGTAATGCCAATGCGTATGTGTTTTGGTTAGGTATGTTAGCTTTTCAAAATAATGAAGCACTCATATGCACAAAAAGTGATGGTTCTTTGGAATTTCCAAAAACGTATGATGTGATGGGACACTATTCCAGGTTTATCAAAGCAGGTTATATGCGAATCAATGTAGCGGTTCAAAATGCAAATGGCTTATTGATTTCAGCTTACAAAGATCCCCAAACAGGAAAGTTTGCATTGGTTGTCACCAACACGGGAACCGCAGCAGTTCCATTGGATATCAACCTTACGGGTTTTGCAAGCGGCGCATTGAACAATTACCAAACCACCGCAAGCAGTTCGGGGCATTGGGGTAATGTCGGCGCTGTAAATCCGAATAGCTCAGGTGTCTATTCGTTAATAGTACCCGCTAAAAGTATAAGCACTTTAGAAGGCAATAAACTCTAA
- a CDS encoding DUF3575 domain-containing protein: MKLHYFAMLTFGLCAITGLKAQEKPNLIKLNIWPLTVGNVSLEYERSLNEHLSLNGTVSYRPSSNLPFKSLWDSAFDDRNNILGEAKLGAFSITPEVRFYVSNKELLKGFYIAPFVKYANYNVHTKITVDESSYHREVSISGALNAFTGGVAVGSQWKIGQDIYLDWRIIGPNYGFNKGTFEGRTPLNGDEQREVKKQLDEFDSNLLKIKKEVNAEGVTINTSGPFAGIRTALSFGYHF; this comes from the coding sequence ATGAAATTACACTACTTTGCCATGCTTACCTTTGGGTTATGCGCTATCACTGGGTTAAAGGCCCAAGAAAAACCTAATTTGATCAAACTAAATATTTGGCCCCTAACTGTTGGTAATGTTTCACTGGAATACGAAAGGTCGCTCAATGAACATCTATCGCTCAATGGAACGGTAAGCTATCGTCCCAGTTCCAATCTACCCTTTAAATCGCTCTGGGATTCCGCCTTTGACGATCGCAACAACATTTTAGGCGAAGCCAAATTAGGAGCTTTTTCCATCACACCAGAAGTACGCTTCTACGTCAGTAATAAAGAATTACTTAAGGGATTCTATATCGCACCATTTGTCAAATACGCCAATTACAACGTTCACACCAAAATTACCGTCGATGAATCGAGCTATCACAGAGAAGTGTCCATATCCGGTGCCTTAAATGCTTTTACAGGAGGTGTGGCTGTCGGTAGCCAGTGGAAAATCGGCCAAGACATCTACTTGGATTGGCGTATTATTGGTCCAAATTATGGGTTCAATAAGGGAACATTTGAAGGGAGAACACCACTAAATGGAGATGAGCAACGTGAAGTAAAAAAACAGCTGGATGAATTTGACAGTAATCTCTTGAAAATCAAAAAAGAAGTGAATGCTGAAGGTGTAACAATAAACACCAGCGGACCTTTTGCAGGTATTCGAACCGCTTTATCTTTTGGTTACCATTTTTAA
- a CDS encoding response regulator transcription factor produces MVVLNNYICLTSLIRQAILMKIASHAVILDDQKIVAFSFALLLKRECGIDLVQSFSQGSEFLQFLRAFGKRYLFVFLDYYLPNENGLSLLTEIRRINGDAKVIFLTGATAPVVISSILQYRPEGILSKSCELSEVLACFEAIKKKEVYICEEFERILSTHGKKIKTFTTREIEVLQYFSEGYSVAETASKTFLSPHTVVAHRRKMMAKADCQTIGQMLKYAREHNLI; encoded by the coding sequence ATGGTTGTTTTAAATAATTATATTTGTCTTACTAGTTTAATTAGACAAGCCATACTTATGAAAATCGCTAGCCATGCTGTTATCCTAGATGACCAGAAAATAGTTGCTTTTTCTTTCGCACTCTTGTTAAAACGGGAATGTGGAATAGATTTGGTTCAATCCTTTAGTCAAGGATCTGAATTCCTTCAATTTTTGCGCGCTTTCGGGAAGCGGTATTTGTTTGTTTTTTTGGATTACTATCTTCCAAATGAAAATGGCCTTTCATTATTAACTGAAATCAGGCGTATAAATGGAGATGCAAAGGTCATCTTTTTGACTGGAGCAACGGCTCCTGTCGTAATATCGAGTATCCTTCAATATCGTCCAGAAGGTATCCTAAGTAAATCTTGTGAATTAAGTGAAGTCTTGGCTTGCTTTGAGGCGATAAAGAAAAAAGAAGTATATATATGTGAGGAATTTGAACGTATCCTGTCTACGCACGGTAAGAAGATTAAAACATTTACTACCCGGGAGATTGAAGTATTACAATACTTTTCAGAGGGTTATAGCGTGGCCGAAACTGCTTCAAAAACCTTTTTGAGTCCACACACAGTCGTTGCACATCGTAGGAAGATGATGGCAAAAGCAGATTGTCAAACGATAGGACAAATGCTTAAATACGCCCGTGAGCATAATTTAATTTAA
- a CDS encoding DUF3667 domain-containing protein: MNNRCLNCDRAIEANFCSNCGQTAATHRYSLKHFFIHDFIHGIFHFDNGFLYTMKELFTRPGHSVREYIEGRRAKHFNYFATVIIVLTINYFLSKFTKVDLQNVLNQESVSGLSKVIKDYSKFVTFIVIPFNALMSYLIFKKSGQNYTENLVLNIFLLAAVVSLRFFITFTLILTDDSSTILTVNLLFVILIFLYTIIFFYQYFSVYHYNKIELVLRVIIIATLFIITKQGLNTIINTIGLRYLN, encoded by the coding sequence ATGAATAATAGATGTCTTAATTGCGATCGTGCAATCGAAGCTAATTTTTGCAGCAATTGCGGACAAACAGCCGCCACTCACAGATATTCCTTAAAACATTTTTTTATCCACGATTTTATTCATGGAATATTCCATTTCGACAATGGGTTTCTATATACGATGAAGGAACTGTTTACGCGGCCAGGCCATAGTGTTAGGGAATACATAGAAGGTAGAAGAGCGAAGCACTTCAACTATTTCGCAACCGTAATTATCGTACTTACCATCAACTATTTTCTCTCAAAATTCACAAAGGTGGATCTACAGAATGTACTCAACCAGGAGAGTGTTTCAGGATTGTCTAAAGTCATTAAGGATTATTCGAAATTCGTTACATTTATCGTCATCCCCTTTAATGCACTGATGAGTTACCTGATATTTAAAAAAAGTGGACAAAATTATACCGAAAATTTAGTACTCAATATCTTTCTTTTGGCAGCTGTTGTTTCTTTAAGATTTTTCATCACTTTTACGTTGATTTTAACTGACGACTCTTCCACAATATTAACGGTAAACCTACTATTCGTAATTCTTATCTTTTTATATACTATCATATTTTTCTATCAGTATTTTTCTGTTTACCATTATAATAAGATCGAACTTGTCCTAAGAGTTATCATTATTGCGACCTTATTTATCATCACTAAACAGGGACTTAATACAATAATCAATACAATAGGATTACGCTATCTAAATTAG